From the genome of Papaver somniferum cultivar HN1 chromosome 2, ASM357369v1, whole genome shotgun sequence, one region includes:
- the LOC113354339 gene encoding arogenate dehydrogenase 2, chloroplastic-like gives MLSFSSLQSSKIRLPPHPNPSSILHSFHHHSSILILKRQKQTLKHQSALRIRALDAAQPYDYEALINDRFEKSTKLKIGIVGFGNFGQFLAKTLVRQGHNVLAHSRSDYSDIARKLGVLFFSDADDLCEEHPEVILLCTSIISTESVLRSLPLQRLKRSTLFVDVLSVKEFPRNLFLQILPQEFDVLCTHPMFGPESGKDSWKNLPFVYDKVRVGNEESRISRCKKFLNIFVQEECRMVEMSCAEHDRDAAESQFITHTMGRVLEKFGLESTSINTKGYETLLNLVDNTSGDSFDLYYGLFMYNKNAMEQLERLDMAFESLKKQLFGHLHDVLRKQLFENAEAFEESKLKSAFPKLLQNGIAVEPPSENTG, from the coding sequence ATGCTCTCATTTTCATCTCTTCAATCTTCTAAAATCAGATTACCTCCTCATCCGAATCCATCTTCAATCCTTCATTCTTTTCATCACCATTCTTCAATTCTCATTTTAAAACGCCAAAAACAAACTTTAAAGCATCAAAGTGCTCTTCGTATCAGAGCTCTAGATGCAGCTCAACCTTACGATTACGAAGCTTTAATCAATGATCGTTTCGAAAAAAGTACGAAGCTAAAGATTGGCATTGTTGGGTTTGGTAATTTCGGTCAGTTTCTTGCAAAAACCCTAGTCCGTCAAGGACACAATGTATTAGCTCATTCTCGGTCGGATTATTCTGATATAGCTCGAAAATTAGGGGTTTTATTTTTCAGTGATGCTGATGATTTATGTGAAGAACATCCCGAGGTAATACTTCTTTGTACTTCTATTATTTCTACTGAATCAGTTCTTAGGTCATTACCGCTGCAGAGATTGAAAAGAAGTACATTATTTGTTGATGTTCTCTCTGTTAAAGAGTTTCCGAGGAATCTATTTCTTCAGATTTTACCGCAAGAATTTGATGTTTTATGTACTCATCCGATGTTCGGACCAGAAAGTGGTAAAGATAGTTGGAAAAATCTTCCTTTTGTTTATGATAAAGTTAGAGTTGGGAATGAGGAATCTAGAATTAGTCGCTGCAAAAAATttctaaatatatttgttcaggAAGAATGTAGGATGGTGGAAATGTCTTGTGCTGAGCATGATAGAGATGCTGCGGAGTCGCAGTTTATTACACACACGATGGGGAGAGTTTTGGAGAAATTTGGGTTAGAGTCGACGTCGATAAATACTAAAGGATATGAAACTTTGCTGAATTTGGTCGATAATACATCTGGGGATAGTTTTGATCTTTACTATGGTTTGTTTATGTATAATAAAAATGCAATGGAGCAGTTAGAGAGATTAGATATGGCTTTTGAGTCACTAAAGAAACAACTTTTTGGGCATTTGCATGACGTTCTTAGGAAACAACTTTTCGAGAATGCTGAGGCCTTTGAAGAGTCTAAGCTGAAATCAGCGTTCCCTAAACTGCTTCAAAATGGCATTGCAGTTGAACCACCTTCAGAGAATACGGGATGA
- the LOC113354340 gene encoding protein SRG1-like, translating into MDVNHLTTEEIPSSSSPGLLKKKNVQELAIDGEEPPPRYIRKDSDHKEKKQVPAHESLSVPIIDVSRLLPTSSGREKEDEMEKLKSALNSWGLFQAIGHSIPKSLLDDINDVSKQFFDLPIEEKQRYTRSEEDEIVDLEGYGSDTIVSDDQVLDWSDRLYLLIQPQEQQKLRLWPDPPTHFRRTLNEYSVKAGSVAEVILKATARSIGLEEYSFINQLGGQPMVYARFNYYPPCSRPDLVYGIKAHADGGAITILLQDPEVEGLQVLKDDQWISVPCMPGALLINVADQVQIMSNGIFKSPIHRVVTNKEWERLSMAMFYGAKFDKEIEPTAGLINESNPRMFRKVKVKDYLEVFFPKYLQGERAIDWAKV; encoded by the exons ATGGATGTAAACCACTTGACCACCGAGGAAATACCGTCATCTTCTTCCCCAggcttgttgaagaagaagaatgtccAAGAACTAGCAATCGACGGTGAAGAACCACCGCCAAGATATATTCGTAAAGATAGCGACCACAAAGAGAAGAAGCAGGTACCTGCACATGAATCTCTATCAGTTCCAATAATTGATGTTAGTCGCTTATTGCCTACTTCATCCGGCAGAGAGAAGGAAGATGAGATGGAGAAGCTTAAATCTGCACTCAATTCATGGGGCTTGTTTCAG GCAATTGGACATAGTATCCCGAAAAGCTTACTCGATGATATAAATGATGTGTCAAAGCAGTTCTTTGATCTTCCTATAGAAGAAAAGCAAAGGTACACTAgatcagaagaagatgaaatagtTGACTTAGAAGGATATGGGAGTGATACCATTGTTTCAGATGATCAGGTGCTAGACTGGTCTGACCGCCTATACCTCTTAATACAACCACAAGAACAGCAAAAGCTTCGACTCTGGCCTGATCCACCAACTCATTTTAG GAGAACACTGAATGAATATAGTGTTAAGGCTGGATCAGTAGCCGAGGTCATTCTGAAGGCCACGGCAAGATCAATAGGATTGGAAGAGTATAGCTTCATCAACCAGCTGGGGGGACAACCAATGGTGTATGCAAGGTTTAACTACTACCCTCCTTGTTCAAGACCTGATCTTGTTTACGGCATAAAAGCTCATGCAGATGGAGGAGCGATCACCATTCTCTTGCAAGACCCTGAAGTAGAAGGTCTACAAGTTCTTAAAGATGATCAATGGATTAGCGTTCCTTGCATGCCGGGCGCTCTACTCATTAACGTTGCGGATCAAGTCCAG ATAATGAGCAACGGAATTTTCAAAAGCCCAATACACAGGGTGGTAACAAATAAAGAATGGGAGAGGCTATCTATGGCTATGTTTTACGGAGCAAAGTTCGACAAGGAAATTGAACCAACAGCTGGGTTGATCAATGAGAGTAATCCTAGAATGTTCAGGAAGGTAAAAGTGAAAGACTATCTTGAAGTCTTCTTCCCAAAATACTTGCAAGGAGAGCGAGCCATAGACTGGGCTAAAGTTTAA